The window tttggtcactctTAATCAAGGCCATGGGATTAAAtcgatccaacggctgagattcaATCTCCCTTACCCGTTCCCGAACCCGACCCGTCTACCCCGAACCAAACCCGCCTCAATACTTAACCAAAACGACCCTGTTTGACCCCCTAACCTAATCTGGACCGTCGATCTTCACGGATCCAACGGATCCCATTAATCCCCTCAATCTAATATACCAAAATACCCCAGACCCATTACCCCCCTTTCATTtccaaacacccccccccctGTTTAGTGGTCTTTCTCAGAGACGACCACTCAAAACCCTAGCCACCCTGAAACCCCTTCGCCTGAAAACCGGCGGCAACGATGTCGTTGGCCATGAAACTAGCACCCCTAGAGCACCTAACCACCCTCTCCACGAATCCCTTATCCGTTCTGCTCAAATCAgcctgtagcttctcgaatcttcaatcgaagattcgagcagaacctaaacctaatccaaccagtcccaaactcataccggacatctccctgacctccctcgtcaccaaaccaccgttggtttggttcgaatcagactagaaccgttcgaaccccaaatcgaacccccaagaaccctagaaaccAAAGTTTGAAATCTGTCCAAATTAAAGGAtgatttggggtctaatcgaccttagtcgaagtgttctcagttgagaacactcgattaaggtccgttcgaccttaAAGAGTCCGAgtcagagtccaagtcagggTCGTCCAGTTtccgagttcttgaggtatttttcctttcctgtttgttccattttgtatttgtttatatctgtttatttgtttagtttagttttattgatttttcaattctttttgtcgattgattctgtccttcttcaatgaccttttatttggtcgaactttttctggtcatggtCAAGTATATgataaactatataatcgatttgaatgagttttgtcgattagttaagttttattataaatcccTGCTTTTATCAATACGACTCGAACCACCTGTGTGCCTGTTCGATTCTGATTTGCTactgattgtatgtgttgtaattcgtgtagtcgattggataagtgtcgtcgattagttttacatgcttgaatgttagaataacctgataataatttgattcatattgcttcaattctgattgaatcattgtttgaatttggttgtgaattggttatagctgtagtacTTTAGTGATCAGTTAGAAATCAGTTGTTAAGGTTATAACTTATAGAGTTCTACCATCAGATTAAGAGGTTTAGGGCAGGGCAGTAATGTCAGGGACTTcaggagggtattttgggattgaAAGGTTTGAAATTGGTTTAAGTTGAATgttctgacagtagggtactaaagtaccattaaactaatgaattgtttaaatgctaatggggaacaaaacataatggtgggGGAAGGTTGaaaggaaatggattaagaaataggtgcccatacctatttgaatttaaataaagataaggacaagggataatgggaaaaacatactctagtggggaacaagtgaattaaaaggagaacaaaacatgtagtagtgggGAGAAATACTTTCCTAATTAGCTAAGTGCTCCTTAGAGCTGGAAAGGGGCTGAGGTTTGGGTATAAATAGGGGTTTGGACAGAATTAGGGGGGATCCTTTTTTAGTCTGGTCTGGCTGTTCTTTGGGGCAGGCTTTAGAAGAGAAAAGACTCGGGAAATCTTAAGGGTTTGAACATTCTGAAAATTGGAAGAGAGTTTTAAGAGCTAGTCTAGTTCAACTAGTGCTATCCCATTGAAACTAAAAAGAGTTTCAGCTTTAacagtggagttgtattttcgagTTTTTCTTGATTACTGAATTCCAGGGGTGTTTCTGCttgtgttttgattgatatttggttgcTATCAAGCTGTTTTTGGGGTCAGTTACTGGGTGTTTGTGTTTGCTATTGGTTGTTTGCTACTGTTTCATTGGGTTTCCTGGAATTCTGGTGGTTCCTTTTAAATCTGTTACTGGTTTGTTCTGTCACTGTGTtgctatttgttgttgttgtgttgtgctatttgttgtgttgatcactccttcttcttctccattgTATTCCctatccaggtacacattctaaaAACCTGTGTTGATGTAAGCTcgaatttgaagttgaagttgagaTGAAATGGAAATGCAGCTGTTAGTTCTATTTGACATGACTGTATAAATAAActgaaactatttctttattaGCTAGATTATCACTCGATATGTCTTGAATGTATATAAGCATGTGATCTCGAGCAGTGATTGTATTTAGTTTTATGTTAGGTTAATAGGATAGTTAGATTAATTACAGTTTTGGTAATTTGTTTCGTGAAGTCATTTGAAAGTGATTCACATTGCAATGAACCTTTAGTAATGGTCGTCATGTGTTTTGTACTAAAATAGGACTGTTTATTTGCTACATCATGGcatgttaaaattggcccataaAGAGTGATGTGGTTATTTTGTTCAAGTTGTTTCAAATAGAACGACGTACTGCTTTCACTATAAAATCAGGATGCTTACCTAATGACATGCAAATGAATAAGTAAATGCTTGACTTCAGGGGCTCGATCTCTCCTACGCAGCTTGGCACGCCCCATTCGGTTTTGGGCTTACCTCAAGGCCCACCGGTTGTTGTTCGTTCACAAGTAGAATTAGTTGGCCCATTTAATTTGGGCATGATTTAAAGGTTTCAGTATATAGTTAACATAATATAAGTTTGGGGCTTTgagttaggtagcgggttcaaatTAAAAGGTTCGTCCTTTTGTTTGGACTCGAACTTGAACTCGAAGCCCgtttttataatattaactaattaggacttcttctcttttattttagagacgaacttagtagaaatgtagtcactttaggattgcccttttaaaataaaccagATAAGCCTCGCCTAGTGAAAcgcatagattgcggggccctcacaaatgtatgtattaattacttagaactcgggatcggccgcttagtgaacttcacggccttttccaaaataaccacgcgttaatctctttaggcgcgtactttaaataGCATTACCTTCTCAAATTCTGGTGCagatttatgtgacccaaatccaaatcccaacggagtcgaaatgtgtcactaatcacgggtacattgattttgacgtggttcgagatgcatttccacgacgttgcaaattcctttaaaaataatgaatgagatgaGCCTTGACAAACAAAAGTACACAAGCTACGGGgtcctctatacgtgttggtaaaattactaaGATttcggatgggccgtttagcaaaatttcacgggtttacccaaaataataatacactagtcgctttaggcgagcctttaataatattacttccctaaactcgggtgcgcatttatgcgacccaaatccaaatctcaacgatgttaaaacgTGTCCAAaatcatgggtgcattgatgtgacgtggttcaaaacgtgttttaataacgttacaattctcttttaaaataataataatagtaaaagcggtaaaaagttaaaatttgcacataagttcaacatgtattaaaatcagataaataagccgaatatgacaattgagcgaccgtgctagaaccacggaactcgggaatgcttagcaccttctctcgggttaacagaattccttatccggatttctggttcccggactgtaatacagagtcaatcttttcctcgattcggaattcaaccggtgacttgggacaccataaatctcccaagtggcgactctgaattaaataataaattccgtttcgattgtactttaattagaaaaactcccccTACGCCTTTGCGGGGCGCCatgtgaaaaaggaggtgcgacactaCTTAGTTGAATTCCATTGAAACTCTGACTAGTATTAACTACAAAAAGTGGAAACAAGATGTTGAAATAATATTAGGTTTGATGGACCTGGACTTTGCATTGATTGAACAGAAACCTACTGAACCTACAACTACTAACATTGCTGATGAAAAGACTAAGTATAAGAAATGGATGAAGGCTAACAAATTGAGCCTTATGATCATAAATAGATTCATTTATGATCACACAAAAGGTGTAATTGATGATAATGGAAATACAAAAGATTTCTTGAGTGCTATTGGACAAAAATTCCTAGAATTTGATAAAGCTAAGATAGGTAGTCTAATTGATTCCCTGTATACCATAAAGTATGACCTTGTAGGTAGTGTCCGTGATCATATCATAAAATTGGTTATCATTGCCACCAAACTGAATAATTTAGGTGTAACCATTATCGATGATTTTCTTGTTCAGCAATTCCTAAGGTCCCTTACTGAGCAGCTCAACCAACTTAAGACAACCTATAATGCACAAAAGGATATGTGGAGTATTGATGAGCTTATTACTGTTTGTGTGGTAGAGGAAGAGATGATCCAAAAGGAGAAAGTTGAGGGCGTAGTGAATCTTGTTAGTTCGTTTAGATCAGCTGATTATCCCTCTTATAAAAGAAAAGGTGGACCCAAATTTCATTAAAAAGAGACATGGTCAGTCTCAGCTTCCAGATGGTAATAGTGGTCATACTAATAAGTCCGGTGTTAACCAAGGTCAGTCTCATAATCCTCTTTGTCCTCAAGTTGTAATCAAGTGATGGGATTGCAAACAAGTAGGTCATAAAAAAGCTGGGCGTCCTCTAAACAAGAAACCAAGTAATCCTTTGGCTTTTGTCTGCTTTGAAACTAGTCTTGTTCATGTTACTTTAAATTCATAGTGGTTGGATAGTGGTGCAATTGTTCATGTAACCAATGAGTTATAGGATCTAGTAAGTAGACGGAAGTCAAAAGAGGATGAAGCCAGTGTTGTTGTGCGCAATGGACTCAAAGCAAAATAGAGTTTATAGGGACTgttattttaccttttaaaaataattctagCATTCGTTTAGAAAATATTGTGTTTGTACCGTCTATGAGACGAAAATTAGTTTCGGTTTCACTTTTGGACAAAGCTGGTTATTCAattcaacaaaataataatattattaaaatttcTTACGATTCACATGTTGTTGCTGATGCCTTTTTAAGTGATGGTCTATATCGCTTAAATgtgttgaataattttttttcctgCAATGCATGTTGAAAATATTGCCCACAAAAGATCTGTTATGAGTAAAATGTCTTACCTATTATAACATAGTGTTATAGGCATCTTAGTCATATTTCTAAAGAAAGAATTGAACGATTGATGAAGGATGGATTGTTATATGAGTCATTGTTAGTGTTCCCCATTGAGACCGGACGGATTGCTATATGGGTCATTCTATCTTTGGCTATATAAGTAGTGTGGCCACTAAAAAGTCTAAAATCTTTTTTAGAAACTATTTTTCTCAAAACTCAAAAGTTTTAACATTGTTTTGTTGTCCTCAATTAACGTTGACGTCCAAGTGGGAGAATGTTGGAATTTGGACTTACATTAATTGTTTATAGCTTGAAAGATAGTGATGTAGTCCAAGTGATGGATAAATAAAAGGTCTAATATTAAATATTATGTGTGTGGATAAGTGATGCTCAATAACAAATGGCCTGCGATAGGTAGAAACTCTTTATAAGTAGAGGTCAACTTCTCTTTCCCTAGCTATCAGAAAACTCTAGCGTATTATGCCTCTTGAATACGCGGTAACGATAGATGTCCCATCTGTCAAGTTCTCTGGATTTCTGCTATGGCTGCTAATTAATTATGTAACGTCTTTTACGTCGAGTATTCTGTTCAGTGGAAATGTTGTATTCGTAAAAGTTGAGGGACCAGAGTGAAGTTAATGACATAACATACGGACTGAAGTGCCGTTTTAGCTCTAATTACAGAGCTCTTAAGAAGAGTTTGTCCTAACTCCTAACTTCCTTATTAAATGAAAGAGAAAGTGGGGTCCAAAATTGTCCTTTTCCAACAGTTTCTTCATGACTTGCTTTTTGGATTCCCAAAGTTCCGAACTTCAGCTGCCTCTTACCAAATTCAATCTCACCTTCCAGTCAAAATTGTTTATTTTTCAACAAAGATTTACTGCCTTCAAATGGAATTTAACTCTTCTTCTCCAAATACAATTCGTGTTGTTTCCACTTTTGCTTCACCATTTGAGGGTTCTCCAGACCAAAATGATTCCTCCAATTCTTCTTCAAGCAGAAAACCACTTAGTTTATGGCCAGGAATGTATCATTCTCCTGTGACTAATGCTCTTTGGGAAACAAGGTCTAAGATTTTTGAAAGACTTCTTGATCCACCACTTGATGCTCCCCCACAAAGTGAATTGCTTAAGAAAACCCCAGCAGAGAGCAGGACTTCAATTCTTTATAATTTCTCCACTGATTATATACTGAGGGAACAGTACAGGGATCCTTGGAATGAGGTCAGAATCGGGAAGTTGCTTGAAGATCTCGATGCTCTTGCTGGCACTATCTCTGTCAAGGTACATTCCTTTTTCAAGATAGTGTTATCCGTGCCAATTTCGTATTTGATTAATTCTATGTCTTTATTTGCATTGCTGCATAACACTTGAACTTTTCATGGGGTGGAGAAGGGTAGAGAGGCAGGCCATTATCCACGAGTTTTGAACCGTTCACCATTGGCCTCCGGGATTTCTTGgatattaaaaatagaaaaaaattgaACTTTCATGGGTTGAATTTAGAAGTCTAAGGTTGGTTGTTCTGTTGCACATACATGCTTATCTTCGTTCAAATTTTCAGTGTTTCCATGTATTTTAATGCCTGATTCCATTGGCTAAAACTATTTATGAATATAGTTCAACTAAATTACTTATTTAGTCCTATTTTGCATATTTATGAGAGTTCAAGTTGAACTAAGTTTCCTGTCTTTGTTTCATGTAAGAACTCTAAGCAGATGAAGTCCTTGTACAGAGGACATGCTCTTTCTCTTAGataaacaacaaaacaagatcagGGTTACAACTGTAATATACTGTGAGCAGTCACCATCCAACCTCACCAACAAAGTTACGTATTGATTTGCATGGATTGTAAGCTTAGTGTAAGTAATAGCTTCATCTGGCAAGGTTATGTGGGGGAACAGGATGATGGCTTCTTGGATTAGTAGAGTTCTTATATCAACCGAGTAGGATGAGAGATTCCCAGACTTAGTTCACATGCCTACCAACAACTGACAGTTGTCCTATTATTTTTACAATGTGGAGGTCCATCACTGTTTCAGAATAGAAAATATGTCAGTAAAATAGCATGACGTCAAAAAATGGAAAAGGAATGGTGGGACATCTACCAAGTTTCATGTCGGCGATTGATGGTGTACCATATTGGTTGAAGGAGTGAGTTGTTGTCTCCTTATATTGTTGTGGACAATTCATACCTCATGAGCTAACTTTTAAGGCTGAGTTAGCCCCAACATCAATTTtcataacatggtatcagaggcAGACTCATCTCTATTGTTATGTTATCCAATGTTGGGCCCCCTATATTAAGTTATTCACGAGCTATATGTCAGTTTTGTACATGTTGCGGAGGGGGAAAGTGGTGTTATAGAGTGTCTCATATTGGTTGATGGAATGAGCTGCAatctccttatatggtcttgggtATTCCGAAGCTCATGTGCTATCTTTTGAGGTTGAGTAGGCCCAAGGTCAATTTACTTAACTTGGTATCAGATTTAGACTCATCCTTATTGTTGTGTTACCCAGTGTTGGGTCCCCTCGTAATGTTATCCGCGCTCCGAATATTCAGTGCGGCATGTAGGAGGGGATAGGAGGGAGGGTAAGGTACTAGAGTGTCCCAAATAGGTTGAGAAAATGAAATGTAGTTCGTTTATGGTCTTGAGCAGTCCTCATCCTTTGAGGTTGACTTTTGGGGTTGAGAAAGTCCATTTTCTCAACAATGAAATGAATTGTAGTCTCCTTATATGCTCCTAGGCAATCCTGAATTAGTTGTTTGTTTAAGTTAGGCCTAAAGTTATTTTCAGACCTATCCTTGTTATATATTTCGATATTGCGCCCTCCTAGTATATTATCGGATtagttacctcctatagcaaaggttgataccttatttattttaaataaatacccttttaaaaaattatattccatagctaccttttgattttttatagccaaatatctatttatggtcacctcctacccttaagccataaaataagctttgtattatttttctctctcatatccCCTCAAATTTCTCATATCCCCTCAAATTTCTCCTATCCCCTACCCCATATCtattctccctctctctctctctacttccCGATGTCTTCTCCTCCACCGGATCAAGGCTGAAGATGAAAGCACTGGACTTCGGCGTCTGTTGCTTCTACTTTTGATAAGCGGCGGAGAACACGACTTCTCCTCCGAAGATGGAGAAGAATCCGTCGATGGAGGCAGTCTATTAGAGCGGCTTCTAAGTTTCTTCTTCTCCCCTTCATCACATGCTTTGTCTTCAATCCGGTAATTATGTGCTAATCGTTGGCAACCGGAGGCAGCGGTGACGGCGAGCGAGGGCTGGATACTGATGCTGCTTCAACGAGACGACATTAgagttgttcttgaacaaagacgatggagttgggggctgagcaacttgaattttctgttaatatatttcaatgtatttcaatgtatctcgttgcatttcattgtattgtatttcaatgtattctatgtatttcattgtattcactgtctcgctatattctataaatgtattcatatgttttttttaattaatataatttatgtattcagatgtattatataatttctctgaagattgatATGTTTTTGGGTGTTTTTCGGTTGATAATCTTTTTTATAAttggaaatacaaaatttgtgtgttataattgagttgttgagttatattaggagtctattatgttaattgattcactttctatttaaaaacagtgtaatccactatttcacgccgtgaatacagtcgaatacaataatttgtccagctgtaatcccatgtttcacgccagGGTTACTGCCCTGTCTCGGATTTTGAATCGAACCTCTTTTGGgattgaacggactttaatcgaagtgttctcaactgagaacacttcgattaaagtctattagaccccaaccttctTGTTTAAACGGACAAAAACTCGGattctggatttctagggttcttagggcggatttgggattcaggtttttctggttagattcggaccaaaccaagcttgatttggtcacgagggaggtcaggggagtaccTGGCATGGATTTGGGGGGGTTTGGCATGGGTTGgggtccggctcgaatcttcaaatgaagattcgagacggtgggggaagattcgagacccacggcttgtggatctgtgttcagggggtcgaCGGGGTGCTATCAGTGGTCTATCCAGCCGATCAGGCCCGAAATAGCCACAGTAGTCATGTCCTCCAAgtgcttattttgagtgtggtaagGTGAGGGAGACGAAGATGGGGGAGGGGGGTCTGGCTCGGGGGTGCGGGGTGAGGGATGAGGAATTATATACGGGGTGGGTTgtttgatcctggccgttggatcaagtggGATAAATGGCCAGGATCCTTTCGTCAATGGGAACGACGTCGTGTGGTTTAAAACGTGAGACTGGGTCGGTCTCAAACGGGAACGGGTCGGGCTATGAGGCGTGTTTAGGACCGTGGGATCGAGGGagatgaacggctcagatcaaagctCCCGAAACGACGGCGTTTCGTTCGTCTGAGGGGCTGAGCCAAGGACTGGGCCAATGTATAGCTTTGGGCCTGATTTTCTTTGGTTTGACATGAGCCCAAATCCGGGTTTTCTTCGATTTAAActcctttcttttccttcttttaatttctaaataaaattccgaactaaattgtaaaatcaaaataaaactatactaatattaattactacttaaacaacaattatcacacatattaacatttaattaaaataaaatcactcaatgacaacaaaaatagaataaaagatgcgtATTTTTGTGGTTTTTCCTAAAACTaaattatggtttgattaattcctaatagtagaacgatatcctaaacttacacacgatacatatattttttatatttttatttgacaaAACTAAAACAATCACAGATAAAACTACAGACAACTAACAAAATGTCACGTAAATTcaaaaaattgtacaacaaaaccatttgtttttatttttcgatttcttttggagcaattgtaacgtagacaaaaatcacgtgctcacacaccCAAATACAATAATTTGTCTAGTTGTAATCCCCCGTTTCACGCCTAGAAatactactgtattcatgaattcagtagcttaaatacatcgaatacactctaaaaaatCTGAAAACATAGCTATAAGGAGTAATATAATAAATGGTAGttacaactagctaataaccactaaaacatagtggtttctgaaagttTCTCTATATAGAACAACTAGAGATGTCAAGAAAAAGTGAGAAGCCCAAACAACATCTTCTACATCTAGTGAAGGTAAAAATTGCATGaggcgtcctatttggtcgccctctAATGAGAGTAGTATATACGCagtccttacccctaccttgtgaaggtagagaggttgtttccataAGACTCTCGGCTCAATAAAGTAAAATCACAGCAATTATGACAAAAGTTCACACTAGTTATATTTTCCTTATATGGTCTTCAATTCTTATCTTGTGAGCTAGCTTTTAAAGTTGAGGTTGTTTCAAGATCTATTTTCTTAACAACGATGAAGCTGAAAGCAGTAAAATGGATTTGAGGAAGAGAACCTAAAACCTTATTCCATGAAATGAATATTCTGAAAGGAAAAGGGGGTGACTGATTGAGATAAGATTCAGCAGGACATATCACAGATAGCTTGGGACGAATTTTTCCCACATAGGAGACTTGCTGAAAACATAAACACATAAGTTGGTTAAAAGAGGGAGACAATAATATCAAGCTCTTCTGATGCATGGTTTGTGCCCTTAAAAGATACAATTTCCTTAAAACATAGAAATCAACAGAGACGAGCTCTTGAAGGATAATGGAGCTTGGCAAATGATGCTACAGTATTATCAGACACTACATACTGAAGAAGGAAGCCTAGAGACAAGGCATGGATGGTGTTACTATCTCGAGTATTAGCCATGAGAATGAGAAGGAGCTTGAGAAACCTTTCAGGAAGAGGTGGTTAAACAAGTTATTTTGTCATTGCTTAGGTAATGAGGCACCAAGGTTTGATGGTTTGCACTCTAACCCTAACACTTCAACATTGTAGGgaaatggttttaaaaaaaagatgTGTTGGAACGCATAGATATGTCCATTTTTTGTGGACCATTTGGGATAAGTTTCAGTTCATCATTTAATAGTTTTGATGCCCAAGAGAAGAGGGGCATCTGATATAGAGCATGTACAAAATCATGGCAAAAATAGTATAAACAAGGTATAGGATAGTAATGGATTAGAATCTTTTACTTAGAGTGCCTTTGTGAGGGAAGACAAATCTTGGATGCAAGTTTTATTTCGAATGAGACAGTGTACTCGAGGCTCAGAAGTGGAAGATCATGGTTTACGTGCTAAGAAGATATGGGAAAGACCACGTAAAAAGGAAGTTCTTACATAAATACTACTGCACAATGGGCTTTTGGGGACAAAAAGTTGATACATTATCACATATCCACCTTAAAGTTCTCCATAATGATTAAGGGGACTCCTATGGCTTTTCCAGTAATAGACGCATTAGACAAGGAAACTCGTCATCTCTTGAGTATAACTCATTGAGCAATTCATAAATTTAGGCTTCTGAATGGATTTGTGGCGATCGAGGGAATGAAGGAAAAGATCCATATTT is drawn from Nicotiana tabacum cultivar K326 chromosome 22, ASM71507v2, whole genome shotgun sequence and contains these coding sequences:
- the LOC107803410 gene encoding uncharacterized protein LOC107803410, with amino-acid sequence MDLDFALIEQKPTEPTTTNIADEKTKYKKWMKANKLSLMIINRFIYDHTKGVIDDNGNTKDFLSAIGQKFLEFDKAKIGSLIDSLYTIKYDLVGSVRDHIIKLVIIATKLNNLGVTIIDDFLVQQFLRSLTEQLNQLKTTYNAQKDMWSIDELITVCVVEEEMIQKEKVEGVVNLVSSFRSADYPSYKRKGGPKFH